The nucleotide window GTTTTAATATTTCCAACGTCAAGTCAATATATCCTTTGGATTCAAGATTTTTGTTTATTACAATTTCCGAGTTTCCTTCCAATAATGGCAAAGCATAAAGTAAGCCTGTTATAAACTGTGAACTTATATTCCCGTCAATTTCATAAATTCCTGATTGAAGTTTTCCTTTTATTTCCAACGGCAGTTTTCCTTTTTCGGTTTTATAAAAAATCTTTTGTTTATCGAATATTTTATAATAAGTATCAAGCGGTCTGTCTACAAGTTTCCCTTTCCCGTCAAAAATAAGTTCATTTTCTTTTGTAAGTCCTACAGGTATTAAAAATCTTATTGTTGAGCCTGACTCATTACATTGAATATACTTATTTTCAGTAATGATATTTCCGCTGTTTCCGATTATTTCCAAACAGTTTTCTCCCCGAGTAATTTTCGCACCCCAGTTTTCCATAATATCTGTTGTTGTCGTGATATCTACGGAAAATTTCAAGTTGTCAATTTTGGATTTTCCTCCCGATGCCAATGCTGCAGCTATTACTGCTCTGTGAGAATAGCTTTTTGACGGCGGTATTTCTATTGTCCCGTTCAATATTCCCGGTTTAACTTTTACTTTCATAAAAAATCCCTTTCCGAAGAAATCATTCAAAAATTTCTTCCTCATTCATCTTTATTATTTGGACATTTCCTATATCTTTAAGAAAAATAAAATTTATTCCTCCGTCAACACTTTTTTTATCCCTTTTCATTATTTCGGTTATTTTCTCTTTATCATATTCAATATTTGTCGGTAAATTTAATACTTTCAGTAAAAATTCCGCTTTTTCCGAACAGCCTTTTTCAGTTATCCCCTTTCTTTCCCCAATTTTTATAATATCAACCATTCCCGCAGAAATAGCCTCACCATGCGAATATTTTTTATAATTTGTATACTGTTCTATTGCATGCCCGATTGTGTGTCCGAAGTTAAGTATCATTCTTAGATTACTTTCTTTTTCGTCTTTTTCGACTACTTCTTTTTTTATTTCACACGAACGGTAAATAAGCCCGTTTATATGTTTCATCAAATGTTCTCTTAGTTCTTTTTTATTACTTTTAGCTATTTCCGATAAATTTACAATATTTTCAAGTTTTTCAAATAAATCTCTGTCGTAAATACAGCCGTATTTCACTATTTCAGCAAAACCGTCATAAAAATACCGATCCGACAGCGTATCCAAAAAACAGCTGTCAATTAAAACAAGTTTAGGTTGATAAAAAGCTCCTACAAGATTTTTCCCTTCAGGCAGATCTACTCCGACTTTCCCACCTACACTGCTATCCACTTGGGAAATTATAGTCGTAGGAATCTGTATAAAATTCACTCCACGCAAATAAGAAGCCGCTGCAAAACCTGCAATATCTCCGACAACTCCGCCTCCGAATGCGACTACCATATCACTTCTTTTTATTTCAGCTTTTACCATAGCTGAATAAATTCCCTGCATAACTCCGATATGTTTATTTTCCTCTCCTGCTTCAAGCACATAAACAGTATAATCAAAGTTTTTGAACATCTCACTGTATTTTTCTTCGTATATTCTGTTCACATTGGAATCGGTTATTACAAAAAGTTTTTTCCCTTTGTAAATATTTTTTATATATTCGGAAAATTCATTATAAAAGTTTGTTCCTATAACAATATCATAAGAGTTTTCACCTAAATTGACATTCAGTATTTGCATATTTTTCCCTTTTTTTATTTTTTTATTCTTCATAATGTCCCTTACAGGAAAGAATAACTATGTTACTATTTTCAATAAAATATACTAATCTATGCTCCTTATTAATTCTTCTACTCCACGCTTTCCTGTATTTTAAGGATTCAGGTTTCCCTATTCCCTCAGACACTCCATTTCTACTTATATCTTTTAATAATTCATTTATTTTCTTCACTATTTTTTTATCAATTACCTGCCAATATAAATATTCTTCCCAAGCTTCATCTACCCATAATTTATTCATTTTTATCCTCAATTAATTCATGTTGTTGATACTTCCCTAATAAATATTTTTCCATTCTTCTGTCTATCATTGCTAAATATTCGGCATTTTTTGCTGCCTTTTCCAATTCGTTATATTTTTCTAAACTTAAAATAACAATATTTTTTTCTTTTTTTCTTGTAACTATTACAGTTTCATTGTTATCTGATACTTCATCACAATAATTTTTTAAATTATTTCTTAAAGTTGTAAAGTTAGCTGCCAACATTTTAAAACCTCCAAATTATTTTTTCAATAACATTGTACCAAAAACGTACATTATTTCAAACATAAAATAATCATCTATTTTAATATCAATCTTATTTTTATAATCTATATCTTCCCTCAATTTCCCTTTTTATATAAACAGACTCAAATTCCTCTTTCAATATATCCATAATTATTTCATCGTATCTTTTTCCCATTATTTCCACTCTTTTTCGCAGTCTGCCGACTTCCTTAAATCCGACTTTTTTATATAAATTATATGCAACTTCATTGTACTCAAATACGGTCAAGGAAACACTGTATAAATTCAGAAAAGAAAATCCGTAATCAAGTATAAGATTTATCGCTTCTTTTCCGTAGCCTTTTCTCTGATATTCAGGATTTCCAAGCATTATCCCCAAAACAGCATTTTTTTGAAGTATATTAACATTAAAAAGTTCTATATTTCCTAAAAGTTCATCATTTTCAATTAATCTCACGGCAAATATTTTTCCATCTTTTATGGAATTTAAAAATTCCCTTTCTCTTTCATAATCCATAATATTTATATAAGCTGGATGACCTATGCCTACCGAAACTTTAAGATCATTTATCATATGAGTATACTGTTCGGTATCATCAAGGGAAATAGGTGACAAATAAACATTATCTCCTGTAATTTTTTTAATATACTTTTTTTGACTTTCGTTTCCCATACTTTCCCTCCGAAATATTATTTTTATTTAAAACTTTTCCCCAATACATTAGCTATTTTTTCCACATCTTTCATCAAATCTTCAAATACTTCAGGCTTCAATGATTGCGGTCCGTCAGAAAAGGCTTTATCAGGCTCGGGATGAACTTCTACCATCAGTCCGTCAGCTCCCGCAGCTATTCCTGCCATAGCCAGCGGTTTTACCATCCAGTGTTTCCCGGTCCCGTGTGCAGAGTCCACAATTATAGGTAAATGGGTAAGTTTTTTTATCATAGGCACCGCATTCAGATCCATTACATTTCTATATGCAGTTTCATAAGTTCTTATCCCTCTCTCACATAATACAATATTTTCATTTCCTCCTGCCAATATATATTCAGCAGACATGAGCCATTCTTCTATTGTCGCACTGAGTCCTCTTTTTAAAAGAACAGGTATTTTTGTTTTTCCTACTTCTTTCAGCAAATCAAAGTTCTGCATATTTCTTGCACCTATCTGAATCATATCCAGATGAGGCCCGAATTCATGAAGCTGTTCTATAGACATTACTTCACATATTATAGGCATTCCTGTTTCTTCTTTCGCTTTTTTCATAAGCTCTATACCTTCCATACCCAATCCCTGAAAAGCATACGGAGATGTTCTCGGTTTTACTACTCCCCCTCTCAGTATATTTGCTCCCGCTTTTTTTACAGCTTTTGCAGTTGTAAGTATCTGTTCTTCACTTTCCACAGAGCAAGGTCCTGCCATCATCACAAGGTTGTTTCCCCCTATTTCCACATTTCCCACTTTTACAATCGTATCGTCAATTTTAAACTTTCTGCTTGCTCTTTTATAAGGCTCCTGTATTCTCTGCACGTCCATTACATAATCAAGAGATTGAATATGTTTTATATCAATCGTACTTATATCCCCTACCAGTCCTAAAACAAGATATTCTTCTCCTTTAATCAATTCCACTTTCACTTTATTTTCGCTTTCAAGCCTTGCAATCATTTTTTTTAATGTTTCCAAACTCACATTTCCGTCAACTTTAATTATCATCTTTCTTCCTTTCTTCATCGTTATTTTCAATTAATTTTACATTAGATATCTCGCTGAATCTTTTACTTATTTTGTTTGAAGTAGTTGTTATACTTTTTACATCTTTACTTACTTTTTCTATATCTTTTTCGAGAGCATTCCATCTTTCCTGATATCTGTCAAATTCTTTATTCAGTTTCATCAGCTCTTCCTGTATAACATGAGCGTACTTATCTCTTTCAATATTGGTCATTATAACCTGAAGAGTTGTCAGTACCGACATTAACGTAGTCGGCGATGTAATTCTCACATTTTTTCTGTATGCATATTCTATTATATCTGTATGATAGGCATTTATTTCTGCAAACACCGCTTCAGCCGGTAAAAATAATACTGCCTGCTCGCTTGTTTCTCCCGGTATTATATATTTCGATGAAATATCGTCAATATGCTTTTTCAAATTCAATGAAAATTCTTTTCGGGCATTTTCTCTTTCAATCACTGTCAATTCAACATCATACATCTTTCTGTAATTTTCAAGAGGAAACTTTGAGTCTACCGCAATATTTCCCATAGGCTCAGGAGCAAATATAACAGAATCTGCTATTGTTCCGTTAGAAAGTTTATACTGTCTTTGATAAATTTTATCGTTTTTTTCTCCGAAAACCGACGCCAATATCTGATAAAGCTGGACTTCTCCGAATATTCCTCTGCTCTTTTTATCAGTCAGAACGTCCTGCAGAGAAACTACATTACTTGAAAGTGCTTCTATTTTCTTTTGGGCTTCATCAATTTTACTTAATCTTTCGAGAACATTCCCGAATGTTTTTGTCGTTTCTTCAAATCCTTTGGACAATCTTTCCTCGACTTTGGCATTCATCATATCAAGCCTTTTTTCTATTTTTCCGTTCAGCATTTCAAAGTCATCGTTTATTCCTTTTTTGAACTCATCCTTAAACCTGTTTATATTCTCCGACAATTTCTGATTGTTTTCATTCATTGCCGTTCCTAATTTTGTGCCGAAGTCCGTGAATCTGACAAGCAGTTTCTCATTATTCCCGGATAATTCCTTATTCAAATCGGAAATTCCCTGTAAAAGATTATTTTTTGTATTTAATGTTATTGTTTTTTCCATTTCGTTAAATTTCTTAGCATTTTCACTTATATTTTTTTCGGTACTTGCAACAAATCCCTCAGTCAGAATTTTCTCCATTTCGTCTTTTAAGTACATTATTTCTTCCTGTTGCCGTTTTCTTGACTTAAGTAAATATATAAATATCGCAATACACAATATTCCTATAACCAAACTCAACATCAGCATAATCAGATAATTTCCCGATATTTGATTTTTCAATATTTGTAAATCTTCGTTTCCCATTCTTTCCCCCTAATTATTTTTTATTTCAGCTTCCATATTTTTTAAAAGTCTTCCATTTTTCAATATAATATTTTCCCTTATTTTAACCAACAATTCTTTTTCGGTTTCTTCCAAGTCGTCAAAAATATCACTGTAATAATCAAAGTTTTTCCCTTCAAACTTATCCAGAAATTCCTCAAAAGATAAAGATTCAGGATCATAAGCTATCTGATATTTGATATCTTCATTTCTGTCGATTATTACTTCATTTACAAGCCCCATTTTTTCTAATTCCGACAATATATCCTTTACAAATTGAGCCTCAACTCCCAGTTTTTTGGTCAGTTCCAAATATGTATAAGGCTCTTTTTTTTCTTTAAATCTTGCGATTATCAATGTCAAAATCAAAATTCCCGCTTCTTTTCTCAATTTTATAGGCATTTCCACTTTTTCATTATACAAAAATTCGTCAGAAGTCTGTATGGAAAAGGCAATTTGAGCTCCCAAAAGTATAGTTACCCACATATACTGTACCCATGTCAGAAATATAGGTACTAATGCCAAACTCCCGTATATCGCATTGTATTTTGTAATGGACGACTGTAACCATGTAAATGCCACTTTTAATACATAACAGAGCAGAACTGTTATTATCCCTGAAATAAATGCAGGTTTCAGCTTCACATTTGTATTCGGTATGACATAAAATAACAGCGTAAACAGAAACACATAAAACAAGGGACCGAACACATGAAGAAATATATTTACAATTACCGTTCCTCCGAAAAGCATTGTGCTCATTTTTTCCACAACGAAAGAGTTTGTAGCCACTATCACTATTATCAGGATAGGTCCTAAAAATATAATTGCCACGTAATCCACTATTCTCCTTGTCATAGAACGGTTTTTACTTATATGCCATATCTTGTTAAATGCGTCTTCCAGCATCATCAACACTTTTATTGCCGAATTAATAAGTATCACCACTCCCACTCCCGTAAGAATGCCTCCCTGTGTGGAAGCCAGAAGTTTATTGGCAATATCAAGAACAGTTCTTACCATTCCCTCGTTTTGAGGTACAAGCTCAAATATTTTGTGTATAACGAGTTTATCCAAACCGAATCCTTTAGTAATTCCCAAGACCAGTGCCAAAATCGGAAATACCGCAATCATCGAAAAATATGTCAATGTACATGCCAAAATTTGAGTTTCTCCGTCACTGTAATTTCTGTAAATAAGATTTATCATCTGAAATGCTTCTCTTATATGTTTTTTTATATTTTCTTTACTCAATTTTTCGGATATTCCGGATATATCAAATTTCAGTTTCATATACTCTCCCATCGCTTAAAATCAATGTTTAACCTATATTAAAATATTCTTTTTCGGAAAATACTTCTTCAAGCAGTTCGTCATAATTCTCTATTCTTTTTTCTTCATTCAGCACATCCTCCAATTTCGGATTTGTAACAGGATGTTTCGGTGCGAATATTACACACGAATCTTCATGAGGCTCGATAGATTTCTCATAAGTCCCTATTTCTTTGGCTATTTCTATAATTTCAGTTTTGTCGGCTCCTATAAGCGGTCTGAAAACAGGCAATTTTTCTACTGAGGCATTTGTACAAGTCAGTCCGCCCAATGTCTGCGAAGCAACCTGTCCTAAACTCTCCCCTGTTATCAATGCCTGATACTGCATACTGTTCGCCAATTTTTCTGCAAGTCTCATCATTGCCCTTCTCGTAAGAATTGTCGCCAATTCCTTTTTAGTCTTTGTATTTATCGCTTCCTGAATTTTCAATATATTCACAGCATAAAGTCTGCTTTTTCCCGTATAAATCGACAATATTTCAGTAAGTTCCTTAATTTTTTCGAGAGCCTGTTTACTCGTAAAAGGAAAACTGTGAAATGTAACAAAATTTATTCTCATTCCTCTTTTTGCCATTAAAAATGAAGCAACCGGGCTGTCGATTCCTCCCGAAAGAAGTACAAGTCCTTTTCCTGTCGATCCGATAGGCAACCCTCCATAAGTTTTTACCCTTTCAGTATAAATATATACATTTTTTCTAATGTCGACGTTTATCAGAATGTCAGGATCTTTCATTTTCACCTGTTCAAAAGGACTGTTTATAAGTATATGAGCTCCCAATTCTTTTGCATAATCCATCGACTTTTTCTCAAAGCCTTTGTTACTTCTGTTTACAGCTACTTTAAAAGTTCTCGCTCCGTTTTCATAAGCAAAATTTGCTATTTCCAGAACTTTCTTTTTTATAATTTCATCATCTCTGTCAACTTTGACCGACGGATTCAGCCCCACTATTCCGAACACTTTTTTCAGTTTTTCTGTGACTTTTTCAATATCCTCACTCTTAATATCCACATATAACTTGGATAAAT belongs to Pseudoleptotrichia goodfellowii and includes:
- the aroB gene encoding 3-dehydroquinate synthase gives rise to the protein MKNKKIKKGKNMQILNVNLGENSYDIVIGTNFYNEFSEYIKNIYKGKKLFVITDSNVNRIYEEKYSEMFKNFDYTVYVLEAGEENKHIGVMQGIYSAMVKAEIKRSDMVVAFGGGVVGDIAGFAAASYLRGVNFIQIPTTIISQVDSSVGGKVGVDLPEGKNLVGAFYQPKLVLIDSCFLDTLSDRYFYDGFAEIVKYGCIYDRDLFEKLENIVNLSEIAKSNKKELREHLMKHINGLIYRSCEIKKEVVEKDEKESNLRMILNFGHTIGHAIEQYTNYKKYSHGEAISAGMVDIIKIGERKGITEKGCSEKAEFLLKVLNLPTNIEYDKEKITEIMKRDKKSVDGGINFIFLKDIGNVQIIKMNEEEIFE
- a CDS encoding Txe/YoeB family addiction module toxin; the encoded protein is MNKLWVDEAWEEYLYWQVIDKKIVKKINELLKDISRNGVSEGIGKPESLKYRKAWSRRINKEHRLVYFIENSNIVILSCKGHYEE
- a CDS encoding type II toxin-antitoxin system Phd/YefM family antitoxin; the encoded protein is MLAANFTTLRNNLKNYCDEVSDNNETVIVTRKKEKNIVILSLEKYNELEKAAKNAEYLAMIDRRMEKYLLGKYQQHELIEDKNE
- a CDS encoding GNAT family N-acetyltransferase, whose product is MGNESQKKYIKKITGDNVYLSPISLDDTEQYTHMINDLKVSVGIGHPAYINIMDYEREREFLNSIKDGKIFAVRLIENDELLGNIELFNVNILQKNAVLGIMLGNPEYQRKGYGKEAINLILDYGFSFLNLYSVSLTVFEYNEVAYNLYKKVGFKEVGRLRKRVEIMGKRYDEIIMDILKEEFESVYIKREIEGRYRL
- the aroF gene encoding 3-deoxy-7-phosphoheptulonate synthase, whose translation is MIIKVDGNVSLETLKKMIARLESENKVKVELIKGEEYLVLGLVGDISTIDIKHIQSLDYVMDVQRIQEPYKRASRKFKIDDTIVKVGNVEIGGNNLVMMAGPCSVESEEQILTTAKAVKKAGANILRGGVVKPRTSPYAFQGLGMEGIELMKKAKEETGMPIICEVMSIEQLHEFGPHLDMIQIGARNMQNFDLLKEVGKTKIPVLLKRGLSATIEEWLMSAEYILAGGNENIVLCERGIRTYETAYRNVMDLNAVPMIKKLTHLPIIVDSAHGTGKHWMVKPLAMAGIAAGADGLMVEVHPEPDKAFSDGPQSLKPEVFEDLMKDVEKIANVLGKSFK
- the rmuC gene encoding DNA recombination protein RmuC, whose protein sequence is MGNEDLQILKNQISGNYLIMLMLSLVIGILCIAIFIYLLKSRKRQQEEIMYLKDEMEKILTEGFVASTEKNISENAKKFNEMEKTITLNTKNNLLQGISDLNKELSGNNEKLLVRFTDFGTKLGTAMNENNQKLSENINRFKDEFKKGINDDFEMLNGKIEKRLDMMNAKVEERLSKGFEETTKTFGNVLERLSKIDEAQKKIEALSSNVVSLQDVLTDKKSRGIFGEVQLYQILASVFGEKNDKIYQRQYKLSNGTIADSVIFAPEPMGNIAVDSKFPLENYRKMYDVELTVIERENARKEFSLNLKKHIDDISSKYIIPGETSEQAVLFLPAEAVFAEINAYHTDIIEYAYRKNVRITSPTTLMSVLTTLQVIMTNIERDKYAHVIQEELMKLNKEFDRYQERWNALEKDIEKVSKDVKSITTTSNKISKRFSEISNVKLIENNDEERKKDDN
- a CDS encoding YihY/virulence factor BrkB family protein, encoding MKLKFDISGISEKLSKENIKKHIREAFQMINLIYRNYSDGETQILACTLTYFSMIAVFPILALVLGITKGFGLDKLVIHKIFELVPQNEGMVRTVLDIANKLLASTQGGILTGVGVVILINSAIKVLMMLEDAFNKIWHISKNRSMTRRIVDYVAIIFLGPILIIVIVATNSFVVEKMSTMLFGGTVIVNIFLHVFGPLFYVFLFTLLFYVIPNTNVKLKPAFISGIITVLLCYVLKVAFTWLQSSITKYNAIYGSLALVPIFLTWVQYMWVTILLGAQIAFSIQTSDEFLYNEKVEMPIKLRKEAGILILTLIIARFKEKKEPYTYLELTKKLGVEAQFVKDILSELEKMGLVNEVIIDRNEDIKYQIAYDPESLSFEEFLDKFEGKNFDYYSDIFDDLEETEKELLVKIRENIILKNGRLLKNMEAEIKNN
- the thiI gene encoding tRNA uracil 4-sulfurtransferase ThiI, which produces MDYMNKSLLNSVGLSYGELSLKGKNRGQFEKMLKNRINKALNGYEFNLNDDLSKLYVDIKSEDIEKVTEKLKKVFGIVGLNPSVKVDRDDEIIKKKVLEIANFAYENGARTFKVAVNRSNKGFEKKSMDYAKELGAHILINSPFEQVKMKDPDILINVDIRKNVYIYTERVKTYGGLPIGSTGKGLVLLSGGIDSPVASFLMAKRGMRINFVTFHSFPFTSKQALEKIKELTEILSIYTGKSRLYAVNILKIQEAINTKTKKELATILTRRAMMRLAEKLANSMQYQALITGESLGQVASQTLGGLTCTNASVEKLPVFRPLIGADKTEIIEIAKEIGTYEKSIEPHEDSCVIFAPKHPVTNPKLEDVLNEEKRIENYDELLEEVFSEKEYFNIG